A single Eleginops maclovinus isolate JMC-PN-2008 ecotype Puerto Natales chromosome 5, JC_Emac_rtc_rv5, whole genome shotgun sequence DNA region contains:
- the LOC134865191 gene encoding small integral membrane protein 28-like: MRVLLESSWMRFGPAGRGSYDWVTGPPSAPEKQGFNWSGFDLGWDRKKELVLYVILPVFSVVLLTLLVGLLYRRCSRRKLGLTNIIALDLQDAESSAEILSSLTRNSSTSSIVDHDGVFVMVYLPPPYEESLSKISRAASIRSSRDTESMKMEDLEAKLCPEIKASGRYV, encoded by the exons ATGCGGGTGTTGCTGGAGAGCAGCTGGATGCGCTTTGGACCTGCAGGCAGAGGCTCGTACGACTGGGTGACAGGACCCCCATCAGCCCCGGAGAAACAG GGCTTTAACTGGAGTGGGTTTGACTTGGGATGGGACCGAAAGAAGGAGCTGGTCCTCTACGTCATCCTCCCGGTCTTCAGCGTCGTCCTGCTGACTCTCCTGGTCGGTTTATTGTACCGCCGGTGTTCCCGCAGAAAACTGGGCCTGACCAACATCATCGCTCTGGACCTGCAGGACGCAGAGAGCAGCGCCGAGATCCTGTCCTCCCTGACCAGGAACTCCAGCACCAGCTCCATTGTGGACCACGACGGGGTCTTCGTCATGGTCTACCTGCCTCCACCGTACGAGGAGTCGCTCAGCAAGATCTCCCGGGCCGCCAGCATCCGCAGCTCCAGAGACACGGAGTCCATGAAAATGGAAGACCTGGAGGCCAAGCTGTGTCCCGAGATCAAGGCCAGCGGGAGATATGTGTAG
- the ltv1 gene encoding protein LTV1 homolog gives MPHRKKKSFIEKKKAVTFHLVHRSQRDPLAADEKAPQHVLLQTGKVEVEKRLEEQREFGVFFDDNYNYLQHLKEPSTPFELVAAGASHTNRRKTPLKDEEEDDKEEEEEVIVLPAATLNLPSSVFASEFEEEVGLLNKAAPISGPRLDMDPDIVAALDEDFDYEDPDNLLDDDFIMKANVMCGAMEVEGGDEEDDDDDGDEWEDTDEEGDFDSEGGFSGEEDAAGRAKEFLFMDEETKSRFTEYSMTSSVMRRNEQLTLLDDRFEKFYEQFDDDEIGALDNAELEGFIQPDSARLEEVIKDYFIQRGKEHLRPDDLGPKELPALREEDEDDSDEEEEMETLVIKAPEEKWDCESIISTYSNIYNRPKVIQEPKKTKPIRVSQKTGIPLDVLPSKGLTAKQAERMCRINDSDLPRVSTQQRSKEESKEERRQRKMAIKDERKERRVEKKANKVAFKDEKVRQEKQMLSLRANVQGLKL, from the exons ATG CCTCATCGAAAGAAGAAGTCGTTCATCGAGAAGAAAAAGGCGGTGACCTTCCACCTCGTCCACAGGAGTCAGAGGGACCCGCTGGCTGCAGATGAAAAAGCCCCACAGCACGTCCTGCTGCAGACCGGCAAG GTCGAAGTAGAGAAGAggctggaggagcagagggagttCGGCGTTTTCTTTGACGATAACTACAACTACCTGCAGCACCTGAAGGAGCCATCCACCCCCTTTGAGCTGGTGGCTGCCGGCGCATCACACACTAACAGAAGAAAGACTCCTCTcaaggatgaggaggaagatgataaggaggaggaggaggaggtcatTGTCCTGCCT gcTGCTACCCTGAACCTCCCCTCGTCGGTGTTCGCCTCAGAGTTCGAAGAGGAGGTGGGACTTCTGAACAAAGCCGCTCCAATCTCAG GGCCGCGGCTGGACATGGACCCCGACATCGTGGCCGCTCTGGACGAAGACTTCGACTACGAAGACCCCGACAACCTGCTGGACGACGACTTCATCATGAAAGCAAACGTCATGTGTGGAGCAATGGAAGTAGA AGGTGgagatgaggaagatgatgatgatgatggtgatgagtGGGAGGACACAGACGAGGAAGGCGACTTTGACTCAGAGGGGGGGTTTTCCGGTGAGGAGGACGCGGCGGGTCGCGCTAAAGAGTTCCTTTTCATGGATGAAGAGACGAAGAGTCGCTTCACAGAATACTCGATGACCTCGTCGGTGATGAGGAGGAACGAACAGCTCACCCTGCTGGACGACCGCTTCGAGAAG TTTTACGAGCAGTTCGATGACGATGAGATCGGAGCGCTGGACAACGCCGAGCTGGAGGGCTTCATCCAGCCGGACAGCGCTCGCCTGGAGGAAGTCATCAAAGACTATTTCatacagagagggaaaga GCACTTGAGACCTGACGACTTGGGTCCCAAAGAACTTCCTGCcctgagagaggaggatgaagacgattctgatgaagaggaagagatggaaacTCTTGTCATCAAAGCCCCGGAAGAGAAGTGGGACTGTGAAAGCATCATCA GCACATATTCCAACATATACAACAGACCCAAAGTCATCCAGGAACCAAAAAAG ACGAAACCGATCCGAGTCTCCCAGAAGACGGGGATCCCTCTGGACGTCCTTCCTTCCAAAGGTCTGACCGCCAAGCAGGCGGAGCGCATGTGTAGGATCAACGACTCGGACCTGCCTCGAGTTTCCACTCAGCAACGCAGCAAGGAGGAgagcaaagaggagaggaggcagaggaagatgGCCATCAAGGATGAACGcaag GAGCGGAGAGTGGAGAAGAAAGCCAACAAGGTGGCGTTCAAGGATGAGAAAGTGCGGCAGGAGAAGCAGATGTTGAGCCTGAGAGCCAACGTTCAAGGCCTGAAGCTCTGA
- the ifngr1 gene encoding interferon gamma receptor 1 isoform X3 yields MRIKSCSIKVPPPENLTVSCSNLNVSVSWDFSGDQTQTKFKIDVKSSANTKGHSSLVSKRHFDLSQIVWESKNYFMEYYAVNVTAIQGDHKSNDTGTSFSFNTLKSVFVKCELDFPPVDLMETDSGATLLFMNPLRFYKKLNQSYEAEAVPFSFIASSKTNETGVCKVKDENCKLDIPFAADAEKCVTLKGQLVHSASRDNFVFRKTGLICAEEAEGDFTVAMVVMLFILGIVITMILIFIFKVKAWTVKIPEIPPFLKPGWNPTNKVLAYATVSPVDTIDVNLRYNMCNQPSVSSEEDLTEEGDCSCVLQVEEEEHDRRDNGRDNLPPSSENYSDGRLLEESSGDEDDSADDLVKTEIVSIDVEEKEDEDDMGGTVYMKR; encoded by the exons ATGAGGATAAAAAGCTGCAGCATTAAAG TTCCTCCTCCAGAAAACCTGACTGTGAGCTGCTCGAACCTCAACGTGTCGGTGAGCTGGGATTTCAGCGGGGATCAAACCCAGACGAAATTCAAGATAGACGTCAAAAGTTCTGCAAA CACAAAAGGACATTCATCTTTGGTGAGCAAGCGTCACTTTGATCTGAGCCAAATCGTCTGGGAATCCAAAAACTACTTCATGGAGTACTACGCCGTCAATGTGACAGCGATACAGGGAGACCACAAGTCTAATGACACAGGAACGAGCTTCAGCTTCAACACCTTAAAGTCCGTATTTGTAAAAT GTGAGTTGGATTTCCCCCCTGTGGATCTGATGGAGACAGATTCAGGAGCCACGCTTCTCTTCATGAATCCTCTCCGCTTCTACAAAAAACTGAATCAGAGTTACGAAGCAGAGGCTGTCCCCTTTTCATTCATTGCCTCTTCCAAAACT AATGAAACAGGAGTTTGCAAAGTCAAAGACGAAAACTGCAAACTTGATATTCCGTTTGCTGCGGACGCGGAGAAGTGTGTGACGCTGAAGGGACAGCTGGTTCATAGTGCCAGTCGGGACAATTTCGTGTTCAGAAAGACCGGACTAATCTGTGCCGAAGAAGCAGAGG GGGACTTTACGGTGGCAATGGTTGTAATGCTGTTCATCCTCGGCATTGTAATCACTATGATTCTAATCTTCATCTTCAAGGTGAAAGCCTGGACGGTGAAGATCCCCGAGATACCTCCTTTTCTG AAACCGGGGTGGAACCCCACAAACAAAGTCCTGGCGTACGCTACTGTGTCGCCCGTAGACACCATTGATGTGAATCTGCGCTACAACATGTGCAACCAACCTTCTGTCAGCTCCGAGGAGGATTTGACGGAGGAAGGCGATTGCTCTTGCGTTctgcaggtggaggaagaggagcatgaCAGGAGAGACAACGGGAGAGACAATTTGCCGCCTTCTTCTGAGAATTACTCGGATGGAAGACTTCTGGAGGAATCCAGTGGAGATGAGGATGATTCTGCAGATGACTTGGTGAAAACGGAGATTGTTTCTATTGAcgtggaggagaaggaggacgaGGATGATATGGGGGGTACAGTTTACATGAAGAggtga
- the LOC134864981 gene encoding alpha-lactalbumin-like: MRVFVCLFLLSALGCGLAEGRVVSKCELRQLFKELPVGSWPKGQEMTDNLLAKILCHVEKASGFNTSSVNLLTPSRKHQSSSEEEEEEEEWTLYGLFQLSDHLVCSSGATLSPNRICEVFCSDLLDDDIQDDISCVLKLIGKLLENGSRWRRKGEFMRMVKLLFQPDCNHPNPDYFNECQVA, translated from the exons ATGAGGGTCTTCGTGTGCTTGTTTCTGCTGTCAGCGCTGGGCTGCGGCCTGGCTGAAGGGAGAGTGGTGTCCAAATGTGAGCTGAGGCAGCTGTTCAAAGAACTGCCAGTGGGATCATGGCCCAAAGGACAGGAAATGACTGATAACCTACTGGCTAAGA TTCTCTGCCACGTGGAGAAGGCGTCAGGATTCAACACCAGTTCTGTGAACCTGCTGACTCCCAGCCGTAAGCATCAGTCCAgcagcgaggaggaggaagaggaggaggagtggacCCTCTACGGTCTCTTCCAGCTCAGCGATCACCTGGTCTGCAGCAGCGGGGCCACGCTGTCTCCAAACCGCATCTGTGAGGTCTTCTGCAGCG ACTTGCTGGATGACGACATTCAAGATGACATCAGCTGCGTGTTGAAGCTCATCGGCAAACTCCT TGAGAACGGTTCCAGGTGGAGGCGCAAAGGAGAGTTTATGAGAAT GGTCAAGCTCCTCTTCCAGCCGGACTGCAACCATCCGAACCCGGACTACTTCAATGAATGCCAGGTGGCCTAA
- the LOC134864007 gene encoding uncharacterized protein LOC134864007 — MKLGLLAVLAVAVLLPSLSEGRTVSRCEMKKSLEGDLKLPERLEKYKEKILAILICEVESRSGLQTDLVTVLGKRQTTTVKPTMVPIVIEVDVTEPPKPETVKPTIDEGPAITEPLELINETHKERPKRDADLSEEDPSLEDLLEEFSEEQDEDEEEEDDSSSKNDDSANQELTTDALSGERKKRSPSRERKPMKPRKPKRPKKPKSLGLYGIFQFSDKIHCDSGYNLSNNVCQADCRDSFTDDDIMDDIECLVKSSHWLSFLKYSSTCFHSTRKFFNDCQ; from the exons ATGAAGCTGGGGCTGCTGGCTGTGTTGGCTGTGGCCGTTCTGCTGCCCAGCCTGTCCGAGGGCAGGACTGTCTCCAGATGTGAGATGAAAAAATCTCTGGAGGGGGATCTCAAACTGCCAGAACGACTGGAAAAGTACAAGGAGAAGATCCTGGCCATAT TAATCTGTGAGGTGGAAAGTAGGTCCGGTCTGCAAACTGACCTGGTCACGGTGCTCGGTAAACGCCAAACTACGACAGTCAAGCCAACCATGGTCCCAATTGTCATTGAAGTCGACGTGACAGAACCTCCTAAACCTGAAACCGTTAAACCCACGATCGATGAAGGACCAGCGATAACTGAGCCATTGGAGCTGATCAATGAAACTCACAAGGAAAGACCAAAGCGTGACGCTGATTTGTCAGAGGAAGACCCCAGCCTGGAAGATCTCTTGGAAGAGTTCAGCGAGGAACAGgacgaggacgaggaggaggaggacgacagCTCAAGCAAGAATGACGACAGTGCAAACCAAGAGCTCACAACCGATGCTCTCAGCGGTGAACGTAAGAAGCGCTCCCCCAGTCGTGAGAGGAAGCCAATGAAGCCAAGGAAGCCCAAGAGGCCCAAGAAGCCCAAGTCTCTCGGCCTGTACGGGATCTTCCAGTTCTCCGATAAGATCCACTGTGATTCAGGCTATAACTTGTCGAATAACGTTTGCCAAGCTGACTGCAGAG ACTCCTTCACCGATGACGACATCATGGACGACATTGAGTGCCTTGTGAAGAGCAGCCACTGGCT GTCCTTTTTGAAGTACAGCAGTACGTGTTTTCATTCAACCAGGAAGTTCTTCAATGACTGCCAATGA
- the ifngr1 gene encoding interferon gamma receptor 1 isoform X2 translates to MMPDGAIMALLLLVSGVSAAVVPPPENLTVSCSNLNVSVSWDFSGDQTQTKFKIDVKSSANTKGHSSLVSKRHFDLSQIVWESKNYFMEYYAVNVTAIQGDHKSNDTGTSFSFNTLKSVFVKCELDFPPVDLMETDSGATLLFMNPLRFYKKLNQSYEAEAVPFSFIASSKTNETGVCKVKDENCKLDIPFAADAEKCVTLKGQLVHSASRDNFVFRKTGLICAEEAEGDFTVAMVVMLFILGIVITMILIFIFKVKAWTVKIPEIPPFLKPGWNPTNKVLAYATVSPVDTIDVNLRYNMCNQPSVSSEEDLTEEGDCSCVLQVEEEEHDRRDNGRDNLPPSSENYSDGRLLEESSGDEDDSADDLVKTEIVSIDVEEKEDEDDMGGTVYMKR, encoded by the exons ATGATGCCGGATGGTGCAATCATGGCCCTGCTGCTTCTGGTGTCAGGagtttctgctgctgttg TTCCTCCTCCAGAAAACCTGACTGTGAGCTGCTCGAACCTCAACGTGTCGGTGAGCTGGGATTTCAGCGGGGATCAAACCCAGACGAAATTCAAGATAGACGTCAAAAGTTCTGCAAA CACAAAAGGACATTCATCTTTGGTGAGCAAGCGTCACTTTGATCTGAGCCAAATCGTCTGGGAATCCAAAAACTACTTCATGGAGTACTACGCCGTCAATGTGACAGCGATACAGGGAGACCACAAGTCTAATGACACAGGAACGAGCTTCAGCTTCAACACCTTAAAGTCCGTATTTGTAAAAT GTGAGTTGGATTTCCCCCCTGTGGATCTGATGGAGACAGATTCAGGAGCCACGCTTCTCTTCATGAATCCTCTCCGCTTCTACAAAAAACTGAATCAGAGTTACGAAGCAGAGGCTGTCCCCTTTTCATTCATTGCCTCTTCCAAAACT AATGAAACAGGAGTTTGCAAAGTCAAAGACGAAAACTGCAAACTTGATATTCCGTTTGCTGCGGACGCGGAGAAGTGTGTGACGCTGAAGGGACAGCTGGTTCATAGTGCCAGTCGGGACAATTTCGTGTTCAGAAAGACCGGACTAATCTGTGCCGAAGAAGCAGAGG GGGACTTTACGGTGGCAATGGTTGTAATGCTGTTCATCCTCGGCATTGTAATCACTATGATTCTAATCTTCATCTTCAAGGTGAAAGCCTGGACGGTGAAGATCCCCGAGATACCTCCTTTTCTG AAACCGGGGTGGAACCCCACAAACAAAGTCCTGGCGTACGCTACTGTGTCGCCCGTAGACACCATTGATGTGAATCTGCGCTACAACATGTGCAACCAACCTTCTGTCAGCTCCGAGGAGGATTTGACGGAGGAAGGCGATTGCTCTTGCGTTctgcaggtggaggaagaggagcatgaCAGGAGAGACAACGGGAGAGACAATTTGCCGCCTTCTTCTGAGAATTACTCGGATGGAAGACTTCTGGAGGAATCCAGTGGAGATGAGGATGATTCTGCAGATGACTTGGTGAAAACGGAGATTGTTTCTATTGAcgtggaggagaaggaggacgaGGATGATATGGGGGGTACAGTTTACATGAAGAggtga
- the ifngr1 gene encoding interferon gamma receptor 1 isoform X1 → MMPDGAIMALLLLVSGVSAAVEVPPPENLTVSCSNLNVSVSWDFSGDQTQTKFKIDVKSSANTKGHSSLVSKRHFDLSQIVWESKNYFMEYYAVNVTAIQGDHKSNDTGTSFSFNTLKSVFVKCELDFPPVDLMETDSGATLLFMNPLRFYKKLNQSYEAEAVPFSFIASSKTNETGVCKVKDENCKLDIPFAADAEKCVTLKGQLVHSASRDNFVFRKTGLICAEEAEGDFTVAMVVMLFILGIVITMILIFIFKVKAWTVKIPEIPPFLKPGWNPTNKVLAYATVSPVDTIDVNLRYNMCNQPSVSSEEDLTEEGDCSCVLQVEEEEHDRRDNGRDNLPPSSENYSDGRLLEESSGDEDDSADDLVKTEIVSIDVEEKEDEDDMGGTVYMKR, encoded by the exons ATGATGCCGGATGGTGCAATCATGGCCCTGCTGCTTCTGGTGTCAGGagtttctgctgctgttg AAGTTCCTCCTCCAGAAAACCTGACTGTGAGCTGCTCGAACCTCAACGTGTCGGTGAGCTGGGATTTCAGCGGGGATCAAACCCAGACGAAATTCAAGATAGACGTCAAAAGTTCTGCAAA CACAAAAGGACATTCATCTTTGGTGAGCAAGCGTCACTTTGATCTGAGCCAAATCGTCTGGGAATCCAAAAACTACTTCATGGAGTACTACGCCGTCAATGTGACAGCGATACAGGGAGACCACAAGTCTAATGACACAGGAACGAGCTTCAGCTTCAACACCTTAAAGTCCGTATTTGTAAAAT GTGAGTTGGATTTCCCCCCTGTGGATCTGATGGAGACAGATTCAGGAGCCACGCTTCTCTTCATGAATCCTCTCCGCTTCTACAAAAAACTGAATCAGAGTTACGAAGCAGAGGCTGTCCCCTTTTCATTCATTGCCTCTTCCAAAACT AATGAAACAGGAGTTTGCAAAGTCAAAGACGAAAACTGCAAACTTGATATTCCGTTTGCTGCGGACGCGGAGAAGTGTGTGACGCTGAAGGGACAGCTGGTTCATAGTGCCAGTCGGGACAATTTCGTGTTCAGAAAGACCGGACTAATCTGTGCCGAAGAAGCAGAGG GGGACTTTACGGTGGCAATGGTTGTAATGCTGTTCATCCTCGGCATTGTAATCACTATGATTCTAATCTTCATCTTCAAGGTGAAAGCCTGGACGGTGAAGATCCCCGAGATACCTCCTTTTCTG AAACCGGGGTGGAACCCCACAAACAAAGTCCTGGCGTACGCTACTGTGTCGCCCGTAGACACCATTGATGTGAATCTGCGCTACAACATGTGCAACCAACCTTCTGTCAGCTCCGAGGAGGATTTGACGGAGGAAGGCGATTGCTCTTGCGTTctgcaggtggaggaagaggagcatgaCAGGAGAGACAACGGGAGAGACAATTTGCCGCCTTCTTCTGAGAATTACTCGGATGGAAGACTTCTGGAGGAATCCAGTGGAGATGAGGATGATTCTGCAGATGACTTGGTGAAAACGGAGATTGTTTCTATTGAcgtggaggagaaggaggacgaGGATGATATGGGGGGTACAGTTTACATGAAGAggtga